One Gimesia aquarii DNA segment encodes these proteins:
- a CDS encoding anti-sigma factor family protein, whose translation MNENNPTEQHQDSETKWQPCASGDLSQFVSVMKKRKQVSRFITGAEIVTACLIIGMVGFFGMNQLSGPSSQTIQVSTEDSENFCPGGIYCPEVIDHAKDYVSNLLDQELTQKIEAHLVNCPHCQKKVDQLRANMDNNAADQKAALLKQAKWEAYLLALNQ comes from the coding sequence ATGAACGAAAATAATCCAACCGAACAACACCAGGATTCTGAAACTAAGTGGCAGCCTTGCGCTTCAGGTGATTTAAGCCAATTTGTGTCAGTCATGAAAAAACGCAAACAAGTCAGTCGTTTCATTACTGGTGCGGAGATCGTAACTGCTTGTCTGATCATAGGTATGGTTGGTTTTTTTGGTATGAATCAGCTCTCGGGACCTTCCAGTCAGACTATTCAAGTCTCAACAGAGGATTCGGAAAACTTTTGCCCTGGCGGAATTTACTGTCCTGAAGTCATCGATCATGCCAAAGATTATGTGTCAAATCTGTTAGACCAGGAACTGACCCAGAAAATCGAAGCTCATCTGGTGAATTGTCCTCATTGCCAAAAAAAGGTTGATCAACTTAGGGCAAACATGGACAATAACGCAGCCGACCAGAAAGCCGCCTTACTGAAGCAGGCTAAATGGGAGGCCTATCTACTGGCGTTAAATCAGTAG
- a CDS encoding SMC-Scp complex subunit ScpB — protein MSPEEETPESNETTIFNEDDFLAAFASNGEVDEKLDADYERAIEALEAVERDLELPEVQNGIDNNEALQSEASANKQQASSLTESQREARVPPRQIIEAALFVGGEPLTTKKLCNLLNSEFSSSYVDDLLDDLNRQYIDEARPYEIRMEEGGYRLVLRHDFERIRNRVFGFGPKEVKLSQDALEVLALVAYHQPISKDQIIEAGKEKAVGVLRQLLRRELIAIEREAEGKSDVKYITTARFLQVFGLGNIEELPYSESLSHK, from the coding sequence ATGTCCCCGGAAGAAGAAACACCTGAATCCAATGAAACAACCATCTTCAACGAAGATGATTTTCTAGCTGCATTTGCATCGAACGGCGAAGTCGATGAAAAACTAGATGCCGATTACGAGCGCGCCATCGAAGCGCTTGAAGCAGTTGAACGCGATCTGGAACTCCCGGAAGTCCAGAACGGTATTGATAACAACGAAGCGCTTCAATCAGAGGCATCTGCAAATAAACAACAGGCTAGTTCTCTAACCGAGTCTCAGAGAGAAGCACGAGTTCCTCCCAGACAGATCATTGAAGCCGCTTTGTTTGTGGGAGGAGAACCATTAACAACTAAAAAATTGTGCAATCTTCTGAATAGTGAATTTTCTTCTTCCTATGTTGACGATTTACTGGATGACCTCAATCGTCAATACATTGATGAAGCACGGCCATATGAAATTCGCATGGAAGAAGGTGGCTATCGGCTCGTGCTACGTCACGACTTCGAACGCATTCGAAACCGGGTATTTGGTTTTGGCCCCAAAGAGGTCAAACTCTCACAGGATGCACTAGAAGTGCTCGCACTCGTGGCTTATCACCAACCTATCAGCAAAGACCAAATCATCGAAGCCGGCAAGGAGAAAGCTGTGGGTGTTTTACGCCAACTTTTAAGGCGCGAGCTCATTGCCATCGAACGCGAAGCAGAAGGCAAATCAGATGTCAAATACATCACCACTGCCCGCTTCCTGCAAGTCTTCGGTTTGGGGAACATAGAAGAACTCCCCTATAGCGAATCATTGAGCCATAAATAG
- a CDS encoding GNAT family N-acetyltransferase, whose amino-acid sequence MSITVRQIELKDAKGFYKALSSVAAEKKYILTLEPPPFESTQTFIRSNIENNHAQYVAESNETIVGWADIIPFTRQSMTHVGSLGIGVISEFRGQGIGQRLLEKTIEHAWLQGLKRLELEVFSDNEVALNLYKKYGYQVEGIKRYARYLNGDYQDIVVMAQYRI is encoded by the coding sequence ATGAGTATTACAGTTAGACAAATTGAATTAAAAGATGCAAAAGGTTTCTACAAGGCGCTCTCAAGTGTCGCTGCTGAGAAGAAATACATTTTGACACTTGAACCACCACCTTTTGAAAGCACGCAGACGTTTATAAGATCTAATATTGAAAATAATCATGCCCAGTACGTAGCTGAGTCAAATGAGACTATTGTTGGCTGGGCGGATATTATCCCGTTCACTCGTCAGTCGATGACACATGTTGGTTCACTTGGCATCGGGGTAATCTCAGAATTTCGAGGTCAGGGTATAGGTCAACGACTTTTAGAAAAAACGATTGAGCACGCCTGGCTGCAGGGTTTAAAACGTTTAGAGCTAGAGGTCTTCTCTGACAATGAAGTCGCACTGAATCTTTATAAAAAATATGGATATCAGGTTGAGGGCATCAAAAGATACGCACGATACCTTAATGGAGATTATCAAGACATTGTTGTAATGGCACAGTATCGCATTTGA
- a CDS encoding GNAT family N-acetyltransferase, with translation MCLTLLPFSEDDSVEIASWPRDTNELKTWAGADAVFPLKLEQFRIWHDDPETHTFIGRHKGQLVAYGELWIDESEQEIELARIIVHPASRNKGIGQMFVTALVAQSETFGLVDRFLRVLPENTIAIRCYQKSGFKVLPADVQKTFNQRQPVEYVWMKYQSIS, from the coding sequence ATGTGTTTGACACTTTTACCTTTTTCAGAAGATGATTCCGTTGAAATTGCAAGCTGGCCTCGCGATACCAACGAACTCAAGACATGGGCAGGAGCAGATGCTGTTTTTCCTCTCAAATTGGAGCAATTTCGTATCTGGCATGATGATCCTGAGACGCACACTTTCATTGGCCGACATAAAGGTCAATTAGTCGCATATGGGGAATTATGGATCGATGAATCAGAACAGGAGATCGAACTCGCTAGAATCATTGTACATCCAGCATCTCGGAACAAAGGAATTGGTCAGATGTTTGTGACAGCATTAGTCGCTCAGTCAGAAACATTTGGTTTAGTGGATCGTTTTCTGCGAGTCTTGCCTGAAAATACCATTGCAATTCGTTGCTATCAAAAGTCAGGCTTTAAGGTCCTTCCAGCTGATGTGCAGAAAACATTTAATCAGAGGCAACCGGTAGAATATGTCTGGATGAAGTATCAGTCAATCAGTTAA
- a CDS encoding GNAT family N-acetyltransferase: MNSIKVTAEVRASELEAILTWLRDFNYQQNGEFMESLDRGQELPLFLSARDVHDEVIGGLQGSFLHQWLRIDVMAVLSNYRSMGVGCLLVTEAERMAVDRGCRSSYVDTMSYQAPDFYRRLGYREVGCLPNWDSHGHDKHFFMKDLS; this comes from the coding sequence GTGAATTCAATTAAAGTTACTGCAGAGGTTAGAGCCAGTGAACTGGAAGCTATTCTCACATGGCTTCGTGATTTCAATTATCAGCAGAATGGTGAATTCATGGAATCACTTGATCGAGGGCAAGAGCTTCCTTTGTTTCTATCTGCACGGGACGTTCACGACGAGGTTATTGGAGGCTTGCAGGGTTCCTTTCTACATCAATGGTTGAGAATAGACGTCATGGCGGTATTGTCCAATTATCGATCAATGGGCGTAGGTTGCCTCCTTGTTACGGAAGCTGAGCGTATGGCCGTTGATCGCGGATGCAGATCCTCCTATGTAGACACCATGTCTTACCAGGCACCCGATTTTTATCGTCGACTTGGATACCGAGAAGTAGGATGTTTGCCCAATTGGGATTCGCACGGACATGACAAGCACTTTTTCATGAAAGATCTTTCATAA
- a CDS encoding SIMPL domain-containing protein (The SIMPL domain is named for its presence in mouse protein SIMPL (signalling molecule that associates with mouse pelle-like kinase). Bacterial member BP26, from Brucella, was shown to assemble into a channel-like structure, while YggE from E. coli has been associated with resistance to oxidative stress.), with the protein MIAHSKVVRHVESYQTEIEIVVSNRKKNQHSCLEDSLKLRDEVIAALRKAGITEENIQEGGGDRSWFYNTDWKSVSHQLKASHADISTLIKAMAKIEKIYTTTKQSFFSPIKKSLSLSAPQPKFSIKDNVVDHSLKMVITEAKEKASILASEAGLKLSGVLTIIEEPQSSSVKSRSAGEMLSDVVDDEMLSTEMGENYTTVSPQRRSTSRRFRVRFTVNDSEASEFN; encoded by the coding sequence GTGATCGCTCACTCAAAAGTAGTCCGTCATGTTGAATCTTATCAAACGGAAATAGAAATTGTTGTATCTAATCGAAAAAAGAATCAGCATTCTTGTCTTGAAGATTCATTGAAGCTGCGTGATGAAGTTATCGCTGCATTGAGAAAAGCAGGAATCACTGAAGAAAATATACAGGAAGGCGGAGGAGACCGATCTTGGTTCTACAATACAGATTGGAAATCAGTAAGCCATCAATTAAAGGCCAGTCATGCTGATATTTCAACCTTGATTAAAGCAATGGCTAAGATTGAAAAAATCTATACGACAACGAAACAGTCTTTTTTCTCACCTATCAAGAAATCGCTATCATTAAGTGCTCCTCAACCAAAATTCTCAATCAAAGATAATGTAGTAGATCATTCACTCAAAATGGTCATTACTGAGGCGAAAGAAAAAGCAAGCATTCTGGCATCAGAAGCAGGCCTGAAATTATCAGGTGTTTTAACAATCATTGAGGAACCTCAATCGAGTTCTGTTAAGAGTAGAAGTGCAGGTGAAATGCTTTCCGACGTGGTCGATGATGAAATGTTGAGTACCGAAATGGGAGAAAATTATACTACGGTATCACCTCAGCGTAGGTCGACAAGCCGACGATTTCGCGTACGTTTTACTGTTAATGATAGTGAGGCCAGTGAATTCAATTAA
- a CDS encoding shikimate dehydrogenase produces MSEPLNFKQELTCVFGQPIAENPSQCMMEAAYKDCGLEWRYQTIEVAPENLEQAIGGLRAMGFRGANLTIPHKVAVIQYLDGVSDAAAMMGAVNCIVRKDDQLIGENTDGKGFVQSLKELTDPQGKKILMFGAGGAARAIGVETALSGAAEITIVNRSTQRGEELAELLKEKTGIPVTFVPWEGNYSVPEDVDVVINATSIGLFPDVDAVFPIDYSSLKPNMIVSDVIPNPPQTHLLREAAKAGCPTLDGLGMLVNQGVIGFKLWTGVDPDPRVMRAALEEVFGV; encoded by the coding sequence ATGAGTGAGCCGCTTAATTTCAAACAAGAACTGACTTGTGTATTCGGGCAACCCATAGCAGAAAACCCATCGCAGTGTATGATGGAAGCAGCTTACAAAGACTGTGGTCTGGAGTGGCGTTATCAAACCATTGAAGTCGCACCGGAAAATCTGGAGCAGGCTATCGGCGGTTTAAGAGCGATGGGATTTCGCGGTGCGAATTTAACAATTCCGCACAAAGTCGCTGTGATTCAATATCTGGATGGTGTGAGTGATGCCGCCGCCATGATGGGAGCCGTGAATTGTATCGTGCGAAAAGATGATCAACTCATTGGCGAGAATACGGATGGCAAAGGTTTTGTACAATCGCTAAAAGAACTCACCGATCCGCAAGGCAAAAAAATTCTGATGTTTGGCGCCGGTGGTGCGGCCCGCGCGATCGGCGTCGAAACGGCATTATCGGGAGCCGCTGAAATCACGATCGTGAATCGGAGTACACAGCGAGGGGAAGAACTCGCTGAGCTGTTAAAAGAAAAAACCGGCATACCTGTGACCTTTGTGCCATGGGAAGGAAACTACTCAGTTCCAGAAGATGTTGATGTAGTGATTAACGCTACATCCATCGGCTTGTTTCCTGATGTGGATGCCGTTTTCCCCATCGATTATTCCTCTCTCAAACCAAATATGATAGTTTCAGATGTGATTCCCAATCCACCCCAGACTCATCTGCTCCGCGAAGCCGCCAAAGCAGGCTGCCCTACCCTCGATGGACTGGGCATGCTTGTCAACCAGGGAGTGATCGGTTTCAAGCTTTGGACCGGCGTCGACCCTGACCCACGTGTCATGCGCGCCGCACTCGAAGAGGTTTTTGGAGTTTAA